The genomic segment ACCATTCATGGTTTACGACTATGAGTACGTGCCAATCTACGTAATATACAGGGATGTAGTGGCGCTGAATCAATTAACAATATCAGGCGGTAGGGTAAGCCTACAGTTGGAGGATGCTGATGAAACCGTGTTAAGGGGCCTTGTGGTTAATAATGAGGATTACGTTAGGTACATGATTGATGTACTAATAAGCAAGTACCTTGAATCCCCAATACCCATCCTAGCAATGTCAGTTAAGTTAAGTAATAACCCTGATAAGGTTGAGGAGCAGGTGAAGGCTTTAACAGATGGGGATTACCACGTGGCTGGGGTTAAGATTTACCATAAGCCAGGCTTCATGGTTAGTATAAGGAGGATATCACCCTATAGGGTTAACGTAGCGTTAATGTGCAGCATAGACCTAGTGGATGACTTCAAGGGATTAACCAAGGCGCTATTACTTTCATCAACCATAATTCACGATCTAAGGCTAGGTAGGGTGGGGGAGTTACCCATGGGTATGGATGTCTTCTACCCAATAGCCAAGAGGAGCCTAAACAATACTGCATAATACTTTAAACACAGATTAAGGAGGGGGACTCATGGGTTTAACCTACAGTAGGGTAAGAGGTGGTGTATCCTTAACCATTGGTGAACTTAAGCTTGAGGTAACCTTCCCTGACACTAAGATTGCTAGAGTCCTCTATACGCCAGTGACCAGGAGTAGGGGGAGGTCCCTTGTAGTCACCAGTGCCTCATACGTGGAGCCAAGCCTAGAGGAGGTTAATGGAGCTTTAAGGCTAAGTACGGGGGAATTAATCATTGAGGTTAACCCGGATTACTCCATATCATTCATGAATAGTAAAGGTGAATTAATGGCTAGGGAGGTTAAGAGGGAGATTAATGATAATGGGCTCGGCGGCTTCTGGAGCAGCCAAGTGATTACCGCTAAGGGTAAGGGCTTTTACGGGCTTGGGCAGCATCAAGGCTTATTCAACTACAGGAACCATGAGGTTCACCTGCTTCAAAGGAATCCAACCGAGACCGCATTACCAATACTAGTGTCCAACGTGGGCTACGGCTTAATGTGGGATCACTACAGTTTATCCAGGGTGAAGGTAAGTGAATTAACCAGTGGTGAATCAAGGATTGAGTATTGGTCCGAGGACGTGGATGCAGTGGACTACTACTTCATACTGGGGCCCAGTATTGATGATGTTGTTTCAGGGTATAGGAAATTAACTGGTAAGGCACCCATGCTCCCAAAGTGGGCCTTCGGGTATTGGCAATCCAGGGAGAGGTATAGGACGCAGGAGGAGTTGATTAGCATTGTTAAGGAGTTTAGAAGTAGGGGGATTCCCATTGATGTTATTGTACAGGACTGGCTCTACTGGGGTAAGTATGGCTGGAACGCCATGAAGTTTGATGAGGCCAATTACCCTAATCCAGTTGAGATGACTAGGGAGATCCATAAATTAGGCGCCAGGGTCGTAATATCTATTTGGCCCATCTTCGGCCAGAGGACTGATGTATACAGGGTGTTTAAGGATAAGGGTTACCTAATACCTGGTTCACTGAACTATGACCCATTCAATGATGATGCGAGGAGGGAGTATTGGAGGCTTATAGAGGAGAACTTCGCCAAGGTGGGTATAGATGGGTGGTGGCTGGATGCCTCAGAACCTGAATTAGATAAGCCTAGGGATCCATCAACAGATAGGGGTACGTGGACCTTCTACACCGGGTTACGTGACTCCACCACGGCAATGGGTAGGGGGTCGAGATTCATGAACGCCTACCCATTAATGCACACTAAGGCTGTTTACGAGGGACAGAGGGGGAGTTTCAATAGGCGTGTGGTGATATTAACTAGCTGACCTCCTCCCCGTCTTAAAGGGTGGGGTTTCCCTTTGGGTGGTTCATTGGTTTGTGGTTTACCGCCTTCATCCTCATCGCTTCATTGCTGGTGGAGGATGACCTCCACCCCGCTCCGTTCGTCCAGCGGTAGACCACGGGCTGGGTCTTCAACCCAATTACCCCTATCCCTCCACGGGAGTAGCCCCCAACACCCGCCTCACTGGGACTTGGGGATATGTGCATGCGTAGTATGTTTACTGCCGCATTCAAGTCAGCATTAATTACCTTCCCCATGCGGGGACACTTGAATAAGCCACGGTGAATCCTACCATTTGGGTGAGTTTCCCCGCATAGGGTGCATGTTTTAGATGTGTACGCTTCATTAACCTCAATAACCTTAATCCCCAACTCCTCACCAACCTCTTTCAACCTTCGTATAATGAGCCTATAATTCCAGAAGTTCACAGTTAGTTTATTCCCATGGTTCTTTGTAATCTCCTTAGGGTAACCAACTCTAACCTCTATAACCCCCTCTTTACTAAGTATATTCATTATCCTCCTCACCATTGAATTTACTACGTGCCTCATGAATAGGCTTCTTTTCCTATATAACATGCTTAATCTCCTACTCCTCCTCTGCCCATGCAAGGCTAATTTCTTCTGTGTTATGGCTATCTTTTTGCTATAATACTCGTACTGTGAGAGAATAGAACCACCTTTGAAGAGAAACCATTTTCCATTCTCTATGAACATTGTTACTAAGTTCACTATCCCTAAATCAATAGATGCCTTTAATCCACTCTCCTTTGGTTTAACGTCCTCAACACTCATTGGTATGAATGCGTAAAACCTCCCCCTAACTTCATCATAATGTATTTCAAGTCTGCCTTGTTTCCCTTTCCATTTCAACTTACCGGCGTACTTTAACCTCATCTTGAAGTCCTTAAGGTAAATCTCACGTTTCTCCTCATCAATAGTGTACCTATCATTTCTAACAAGAATGATGCCTTGCTTCCAATAGCCCGGCGGTCTTGGCTTTAAGTTCTTGTTTTGCCTCTTCTCTTTTATTAAAGCGAAAAATGAACGCCAAGCCTCAGCATTCTTCCTAGTAACCTGCTGTGCATTGACTTTTAGGATTCGCTTAAACTTCTCATATGTTTCTTTCTCGGTCTCTCCGAAGCCCACTCTTTCATGGTTTTTAAACTGCTGCATCCTAAGCCAATTAACAGTATTCCAACAAGCCCTATACACTTCCAATAGACCAAGCAACCTCTTCTTAGTCTCTTCATCCACAATCAGTTTAACAATGTTACTCCTCTTCATTCTCCCACTATTTCCCTATAATACTTCTTAATTACCTCATCTGAAACTTTAAAAGCTTTACCCCGCCTTAGAAAGGTGAAACTTGTCGTTCATTTTGTCAGCCTTCCTGGGGCAGCAGAGGCACTCAGCC from the Caldivirga maquilingensis IC-167 genome contains:
- a CDS encoding TIM-barrel domain-containing protein; its protein translation is MGLTYSRVRGGVSLTIGELKLEVTFPDTKIARVLYTPVTRSRGRSLVVTSASYVEPSLEEVNGALRLSTGELIIEVNPDYSISFMNSKGELMAREVKREINDNGLGGFWSSQVITAKGKGFYGLGQHQGLFNYRNHEVHLLQRNPTETALPILVSNVGYGLMWDHYSLSRVKVSELTSGESRIEYWSEDVDAVDYYFILGPSIDDVVSGYRKLTGKAPMLPKWAFGYWQSRERYRTQEELISIVKEFRSRGIPIDVIVQDWLYWGKYGWNAMKFDEANYPNPVEMTREIHKLGARVVISIWPIFGQRTDVYRVFKDKGYLIPGSLNYDPFNDDARREYWRLIEENFAKVGIDGWWLDASEPELDKPRDPSTDRGTWTFYTGLRDSTTAMGRGSRFMNAYPLMHTKAVYEGQRGSFNRRVVILTS
- a CDS encoding RNA-guided endonuclease InsQ/TnpB family protein — translated: MKRSNIVKLIVDEETKKRLLGLLEVYRACWNTVNWLRMQQFKNHERVGFGETEKETYEKFKRILKVNAQQVTRKNAEAWRSFFALIKEKRQNKNLKPRPPGYWKQGIILVRNDRYTIDEEKREIYLKDFKMRLKYAGKLKWKGKQGRLEIHYDEVRGRFYAFIPMSVEDVKPKESGLKASIDLGIVNLVTMFIENGKWFLFKGGSILSQYEYYSKKIAITQKKLALHGQRRSRRLSMLYRKRSLFMRHVVNSMVRRIMNILSKEGVIEVRVGYPKEITKNHGNKLTVNFWNYRLIIRRLKEVGEELGIKVIEVNEAYTSKTCTLCGETHPNGRIHRGLFKCPRMGKVINADLNAAVNILRMHISPSPSEAGVGGYSRGGIGVIGLKTQPVVYRWTNGAGWRSSSTSNEAMRMKAVNHKPMNHPKGNPTL